From the Leptolyngbya sp. O-77 genome, one window contains:
- the moaA gene encoding GTP 3',8-cyclase MoaA yields MPLDRFGRNINYLRISLTDRCNLRCVYCMPVNMTFRPRAELLQDAELYQLLPIFAKLLGFNKFRLTGGEPTLRENIVEIVRFIADLPDAPEVAMTTNGVLLGQLAAPLAAAGLRRVNISIDTLNPEKFQQITRWGKLDDVWRGMQAAADAGLRVKLNAVVVRGFNDGQDVVDLARLTYEFPWQVRFIEMMPFGEVSGFQQQNTVSEDELLGVIGQHLQPPALLNQGELDGEARLYQLPGALGTLGFISSVTKPFCAGCNRARLTADGRLRLCLLREKELDLLTPLRRGASVDDLKALIEESIWWKPWGHGLAAQDVPMNRVMSEIGG; encoded by the coding sequence ATGCCGCTGGATCGCTTTGGTCGCAACATCAACTACCTCCGCATTTCCCTCACCGATCGGTGCAATCTGCGCTGCGTCTACTGTATGCCCGTTAATATGACGTTTCGCCCACGGGCAGAACTGCTGCAAGACGCAGAGCTGTATCAACTGCTGCCGATTTTTGCCAAGCTGCTGGGCTTCAACAAGTTTCGGCTGACAGGCGGCGAACCCACCCTGCGAGAAAACATCGTCGAAATCGTCCGCTTTATCGCCGACCTGCCCGATGCGCCAGAGGTCGCCATGACCACCAACGGCGTGCTGCTGGGGCAACTGGCTGCGCCCCTGGCGGCGGCCGGTCTGCGCCGCGTCAACATCAGCATCGACACGCTCAATCCAGAGAAATTTCAGCAGATTACGCGCTGGGGCAAGCTAGACGACGTATGGCGCGGAATGCAGGCGGCGGCCGATGCGGGGCTGCGGGTGAAGCTAAATGCCGTTGTGGTGCGCGGCTTTAACGATGGGCAGGACGTGGTAGACCTGGCGCGGCTGACCTACGAATTTCCCTGGCAGGTGCGGTTTATCGAGATGATGCCCTTTGGGGAAGTATCGGGCTTTCAGCAGCAAAACACGGTGAGCGAAGACGAGCTGCTGGGCGTGATTGGGCAACACCTGCAACCGCCAGCCCTGCTGAACCAAGGAGAACTAGATGGCGAAGCGCGGCTCTATCAACTGCCGGGGGCGCTGGGCACGCTGGGCTTTATTAGCTCTGTGACGAAGCCGTTTTGTGCGGGCTGCAATCGGGCGCGGCTGACGGCAGATGGGCGGCTGCGGCTCTGCCTGCTGCGGGAAAAGGAACTGGACTTGCTGACTCCGCTGCGCCGGGGAGCCAGTGTAGATGACCTGAAGGCGCTGATTGAAGAGAGCATCTGGTGGAAACCCTGGGGCCACGGGCTGGCGGCTCAGGACGTGCCGATGAACCGGGTGATGTCGGAGATTGGGGGCTAG
- a CDS encoding HEAT repeat domain-containing protein codes for MMPQSAILTWSFMRCSTVLLLIVISSVGLAADLRGVASSLQWVSGAVAQTSGEETQTDGAIAPALYLAQSSQPADLPSAPSPSPPELLGLGSRGAAVQELQTTLNRLGYYYGAINGEFGKETQTALLTFQKESGLVATGELDDPTRARLQRARAELLGDEAPLLGGAAMPASGGIETDEADVEPSELAAGEAGEAAGVPQREPVAPEPESTESADWIGWAGLLAGLAIAIGVIYSQLRQSRLGTLETDSGPALDGAGGSGVGVPLEPPLNPSWSRAAAESAAPSNLATGHAATGHAATGNGDAPPQAPPATSEVVTRVTGAEPAPQPDPKPNMLWETVGPIAATSSSHALIPTPARSPQPVDSLAHAAPDSNPETSLETVLTETTRLQRISIVDKLLEELHSPDPATRRKAIWELGQAGDSRAVQPLVDLLVEADSQQCSLILATLSEIALRTLKPMKQALLTSLRDSNADVRKNAIRDVTRMYDVVTQMSDLLSHAVNDPDPEVQATARWAIAQLSRGRSRSDLNGSAGTQAD; via the coding sequence ATGATGCCTCAGTCTGCAATCTTGACCTGGAGTTTCATGCGCTGTTCTACGGTGCTGCTGCTGATTGTGATTTCTTCTGTAGGACTCGCTGCTGATTTGCGGGGGGTGGCTTCGAGCTTGCAGTGGGTTTCTGGCGCAGTGGCTCAAACCAGTGGGGAGGAAACCCAGACGGATGGGGCGATCGCCCCTGCACTCTATCTCGCCCAATCTAGTCAACCCGCCGACCTACCCAGCGCTCCCTCGCCCTCGCCGCCAGAGCTATTGGGATTGGGCAGTCGGGGGGCGGCTGTGCAGGAATTGCAAACCACGCTCAATCGACTGGGCTATTACTACGGCGCAATTAATGGTGAATTTGGCAAAGAGACGCAGACCGCGCTGCTGACGTTTCAAAAAGAATCGGGGCTGGTGGCCACAGGTGAGTTAGACGACCCCACCCGCGCCAGACTGCAACGAGCCAGGGCAGAGTTGTTGGGTGATGAAGCACCCCTGTTGGGTGGAGCAGCTATGCCTGCTAGTGGCGGAATAGAGACAGATGAGGCGGATGTGGAACCGTCAGAGTTGGCGGCGGGTGAAGCTGGCGAAGCTGCTGGAGTGCCGCAGCGTGAGCCAGTGGCACCGGAACCAGAATCGACTGAATCCGCAGACTGGATCGGCTGGGCAGGACTGCTGGCAGGGCTGGCGATCGCCATCGGGGTTATCTACAGCCAGTTGCGCCAGAGTCGGCTGGGGACGTTGGAAACAGACAGCGGGCCTGCGCTCGACGGGGCCGGCGGCTCAGGGGTGGGCGTGCCGTTGGAGCCGCCGCTCAATCCGAGCTGGTCGCGGGCAGCGGCAGAGTCGGCCGCCCCAAGCAACCTCGCCACAGGTCATGCCGCCACAGGTCATGCCGCCACAGGGAATGGCGATGCACCGCCCCAGGCTCCACCTGCGACTTCTGAGGTCGTGACCCGCGTGACGGGCGCTGAACCCGCCCCACAGCCTGATCCAAAGCCCAATATGCTGTGGGAAACGGTGGGCCCGATCGCGGCGACCAGTTCCTCCCATGCGTTGATTCCTACGCCAGCGCGATCGCCCCAGCCTGTGGATTCCCTCGCCCACGCCGCACCCGACTCAAATCCTGAAACTTCTCTGGAAACCGTTCTCACAGAAACCACCCGGCTCCAGCGCATCAGCATTGTGGATAAGCTGCTGGAGGAACTGCACAGCCCCGACCCGGCGACTCGCCGCAAGGCCATTTGGGAACTGGGTCAGGCGGGCGATTCGCGGGCAGTGCAGCCGCTGGTCGATCTGCTGGTGGAGGCTGATTCGCAGCAGTGCAGCCTGATTCTGGCAACGCTGTCGGAGATTGCCCTGCGGACACTCAAGCCGATGAAGCAAGCCTTGCTCACCTCCCTGCGCGACAGCAATGCCGATGTTCGCAAAAACGCGATTCGAGACGTGACGCGCATGTATGACGTGGTGACGCAGATGAGCGACCTGCTCAGCCATGCCGTGAATGACCCAGACCCAGAGGTGCAGGCGACGGCGCGTTGGGCGATCGCCCAGTTGTCGCGGGGGCGATCGCGCTCAGACTTGAACGGCAGCGCGGGCACTCAAGCAGACTAA